Proteins encoded together in one Streptomyces umbrinus window:
- a CDS encoding TetR/AcrR family transcriptional regulator: MASNPERRAALVDAGVEVLAREGARGLTFRAVDGEAGVPVGTASNYFGGRDDLLRQIDAHLHERLAPDPEVLAELMKAPKDRTLVTAFMHDLMARAQRDRTGYLALLEMRLEATRRPELRASYTKTIRADLEYGMEFHRGAGLPGGDETVTVLYLAMLGLILEHLTLPGVLEGVLPGVTVPDGLVERIVATIVPERGD; the protein is encoded by the coding sequence ATGGCGAGCAATCCGGAGCGCCGGGCCGCCCTGGTCGACGCCGGTGTGGAGGTGCTGGCGCGCGAGGGGGCACGCGGGCTGACGTTCCGCGCGGTGGACGGTGAGGCCGGGGTGCCGGTGGGCACGGCCTCGAACTACTTCGGCGGCCGCGACGACCTGCTCCGCCAGATCGACGCCCACCTCCACGAACGCCTCGCCCCGGACCCCGAGGTCCTGGCCGAACTCATGAAGGCCCCCAAGGACCGCACCCTGGTCACGGCGTTCATGCACGACCTCATGGCCCGCGCCCAACGGGACCGCACGGGCTATCTGGCCCTGCTGGAGATGCGCCTGGAGGCCACGCGCCGCCCCGAACTCCGCGCCTCCTACACGAAGACGATCCGCGCCGACCTCGAATACGGCATGGAGTTCCACCGCGGGGCAGGCCTCCCCGGCGGCGACGAGACGGTGACGGTCCTGTACCTCGCCATGCTCGGCCTGATCCTGGAACACCTGACCCTGCCGGGCGTCCTGGAGGGCGTACTGCCGGGAGTCACCGTCCCGGACGGGCTGGTGGAACGGATCGTCGCGACGATCGTGCCGGAGCGGGGCGACTGA
- a CDS encoding GNAT family N-acetyltransferase, translated as MGVAIRRAGEDDREAVIRLLDEAFQSDPVSSWVFPDAEHRRLRHPLLMGAFVDAVLAEGYVDVTEDGSACALWLSVPAEPAGEDDEDGPAQLRENVDPENERVELISRLTAGIHPEGQAHEYLWMIGVTPGRQGEGLGAALVQHVLDRCDGEGVAAYLEASSARSRGLYERLGFEFTGSALELPAGPLMWPMWREPVREPLRGEAGS; from the coding sequence ATGGGCGTGGCGATCCGCAGAGCGGGCGAGGACGACCGGGAGGCCGTGATACGGCTCCTCGACGAGGCCTTCCAGAGCGACCCGGTGAGCAGTTGGGTCTTTCCCGACGCGGAACACCGGCGGCTCAGGCATCCGTTGCTGATGGGTGCTTTCGTCGACGCCGTGCTCGCCGAGGGGTACGTGGATGTCACGGAGGACGGTTCGGCCTGTGCGCTGTGGCTTTCGGTGCCGGCGGAGCCCGCCGGGGAGGACGACGAGGACGGGCCCGCCCAACTGCGCGAGAACGTCGACCCCGAGAACGAACGGGTCGAGCTGATAAGCCGGTTGACCGCCGGGATCCACCCGGAGGGGCAGGCCCACGAGTACCTCTGGATGATCGGCGTCACGCCCGGCCGGCAGGGGGAGGGGCTCGGCGCCGCGCTTGTCCAGCATGTGCTGGACCGGTGCGACGGTGAAGGTGTGGCCGCGTATCTGGAGGCGAGCAGTGCGCGCAGCCGGGGGCTCTACGAGCGGCTCGGGTTCGAATTCACGGGAAGCGCGCTTGAGCTTCCGGCCGGGCCGTTGATGTGGCCCATGTGGCGTGAGCCCGTCCGTGAGCCGCTCCGCGGGGAGGCCGGTTCGTAG
- a CDS encoding family 2 encapsulin nanocompartment cargo protein polyprenyl transferase produces the protein MGELMTETQQSPLPAVEGPEARGGPVPGGVPGGRRGSPEGQEAAGILERSRASVDPELRRAVESLPGPLRRIALYHFGWEHADGSPAAGNSGKAIRPALVLAAVRALGGEQETAVRAAAAVELVHNFTLLHDDVMDRDTTRRHRPTAWAVFGDADAVLAGDSLQALAHQLLAEDPRPASSAAAARLASCVVELCAGQHTDTVMERRGPDDVTLEEVLTMAEAKTGALLGCACALGALYAGAGEEDVDALDAFGREAGLAFQLIDDVIGIWGDPSRTGKPAGADLMARKKSLPVVAALASGTPAAAELAELYRVPYRDGDLERTVLAVERAGGRDWAQVQAADRMARALRHLSRAVPDPEAAGGLLSLAEFVTRRST, from the coding sequence ATGGGTGAGCTCATGACGGAGACGCAACAGAGCCCGCTGCCGGCCGTGGAAGGACCGGAAGCGCGGGGAGGGCCGGTGCCGGGTGGCGTGCCCGGCGGGCGACGGGGGTCGCCCGAAGGGCAGGAGGCCGCCGGGATCCTGGAGCGGTCCCGGGCGTCGGTCGACCCCGAACTGCGCCGGGCCGTCGAGTCGTTGCCCGGCCCGTTGCGCCGGATCGCGCTCTACCACTTCGGGTGGGAGCACGCGGACGGCAGCCCTGCGGCGGGGAACTCGGGCAAGGCGATCCGGCCCGCGCTCGTGCTGGCCGCGGTCCGGGCGCTCGGCGGAGAGCAGGAGACGGCCGTACGGGCGGCCGCCGCGGTGGAGCTCGTGCACAACTTCACCCTGCTGCACGACGACGTGATGGACCGGGACACCACCCGCAGGCACCGGCCCACCGCGTGGGCGGTGTTCGGGGACGCCGACGCGGTCCTTGCCGGGGACTCCCTGCAGGCACTGGCCCACCAGTTGCTCGCCGAGGATCCGCGTCCGGCGTCCTCGGCTGCGGCCGCGCGGCTCGCGAGCTGTGTCGTCGAACTGTGCGCGGGCCAGCACACGGACACCGTCATGGAGCGCCGCGGCCCCGACGACGTCACGCTCGAAGAGGTGCTCACCATGGCCGAGGCCAAGACGGGGGCGCTGCTCGGCTGCGCGTGCGCGCTCGGGGCGCTGTACGCGGGGGCCGGAGAGGAGGACGTCGACGCTCTCGACGCGTTCGGTCGGGAGGCCGGGCTCGCCTTCCAGCTCATCGACGACGTGATCGGCATCTGGGGGGACCCGAGCCGCACCGGCAAGCCGGCCGGGGCGGACCTGATGGCCCGCAAGAAGTCCCTCCCCGTGGTCGCCGCGCTCGCCTCGGGCACACCGGCCGCGGCCGAACTGGCCGAGCTGTACCGGGTTCCGTACCGCGACGGCGATCTGGAGCGTACGGTCCTCGCCGTCGAGCGGGCGGGTGGGCGTGACTGGGCCCAGGTCCAGGCCGCCGACCGGATGGCCAGGGCCCTGCGGCACCTGTCCCGGGCCGTCCCGGATCCGGAAGCGGCGGGAGGGCTTCTGTCGCTGGCGGAGTTCGTGACGCGGCGGAGCACGTGA